A window of the Oncorhynchus masou masou isolate Uvic2021 chromosome 13, UVic_Omas_1.1, whole genome shotgun sequence genome harbors these coding sequences:
- the LOC135553127 gene encoding von Willebrand factor A domain-containing protein 5A-like isoform X1 — MVNCCGLITVKNEPVPLKSIVVEVSVQGHVATVSSTLQYENQEQSPLEAIFVFPLPGEAAVCRFSAKIGQTEVVAEVQEKQKAQEQYDDALSSGQQAFLLEESDESPDVFKLSVGSLPPGEKASVSLDYVTELAVQADDGLRLCLPAVLNPRYQPQGSDSGSGGSAQVSSVPAGSVPYSLSLSAHVSSPHPISRVESNCPLDPLNYLNTEKTQATVSLAAGHQFDRDVELLLYYQDTHQPTAIVEAAQASAKPGSLMGDPVVMLSLYPEFPKDVMSSMTSHGEFLFVVDRSGSMECPMHLGSGSQDRIGSARETLLLLLKSLPMGCYFNIIGFGSSYESFFPKSVEYSQKTMDEALQKVKEMRADLGGTEILQPLKHIYSQPCLPDQPRQLFLFTDGEVGNTKEVLDLVKTNAGSHRCFSFGIGEGASTALISGVAKQARGHAQFITGQDRMQPKVMQSLRFALQPAVVDISVKWNVPKGVSVNPLSPPIRVVFQGQRALLYAQLTGESSGDTEGSVTVKYSLAKQPVENQLSFSLKPTENTGMTVHRLGARTLIQSLEVEEREQDGEKEGVKEKVIELSVQSGVSSAFTAFIAVHKGDGEALHGPLLHRHVPTPMLYHSSMPMLLSCGMTRCSPMVIACSLQKNICAPALNAIEVFGYDNNCSEDFDSPAPTSKPVRDPLLQLISLQKASGSWVLEAALAEVLVKTEEEVSKPKPAQVDQEVWATVLALVWLYGFKMEAQEEWQFLAMKAVSWIQAQKVASVSECVQAGNTLLGCQVQKDTLGL, encoded by the exons ATGGTGAACTGCTGTGGATTGATAACTGTTAAGAATGAACCAG tGCCTCTGAAGAGTATTGTTGTGGAAGTGAGTGTGCAGGGGCATGTGGCCACTGTGAGCTCCACTCTGCAGTATGAGAACCAGGAGCAGAGCCCTCTGGAGGCCATCTTTGTTTTCCCTCTGCCGGGAGAGGCTGCTGTCTGCAGGTTCAGCGCAAAGATAGGACAGACTGAGGTGGTGGCTGAGGTTCAGGAGAAAcagaag GCACAGGAGCAGTATGATGATGCATTGAGTTCGGGCCAGCAGGCCTTCCTATTGGAGGAGAGTGATGAGAGCCCGGACGTGTTCAAGCTGAGTGTGGGCAGTCTGCCTCCAGGGGAGAAGGCCTCTGTCAGCCTGGACTATGTGACAGAGCTGGCTGTACAGGCTGACGACGGCCTGAGGCTCTGCCTGCCCGCCGTGCTCAACCCCCGCTACCAACCCCAGG ggtcagacagtggtaGTGGTGGCAGTGCCCAGGTGTCCTCGGTGCCCGCTGGTTCTGTCCCCTACAGTCTGTCCCTCAGTGCCCATGTGTCGTCCCCTCATCCCATCTCTAGAGTAGAGTCCAACTGTCCCCTGGACCCACTCAACTACCTCAACACAGAGAAAACGCAAGCCacg GTCAGTCTGGCTGCAGGTCATCAGTTTGACCGGGATGTTGAGCTGTTGTTGTATTACCAAGACACCCACCAGCCTACTGCTATAGTAGAGGCAGCTCAGGCTTCTGCCAAGccag GCTCTCTGATGGGTGATCCAGTGGTCATGCTGAGCTTGTACCCAGAGTTCCCCAAGGATGTGATGTCATCTATGACCTCACACGGGGAGTTCCTGTTCGTAGTGGATCGCTCTGGCAGCATGGAATGCCCCATGCACCTTGGGTCTGGGTCACAGGACCGTATTGGCAGTgccagg GAAACTCTGCTGCTCTTGCTGAAAAGCCTGCCCATGGGCTGCTACTTCAACATCATCGGCTTTGGGTCCAGTTATGAGTCCTTCTTTCC TAAGAGTGTGGAGTACAGCCAGAAGACTATGGATGAGGCTCTGCAGAAGGTGAAAGAAATGAGGGCTGACCTGGGAGGTACAGAGATCCTCCAGCCTTTAAAACATATCTACAGCCAGCCCTGCCTCCCCGACCAGCCCAGACAG CTCTTCTTGTTCACTGACGGTGAGGTGGGGAACACCAAGGAAGTCCTGGATCTGGTGAAGACGAATGCCGGTTCTCACAG GTGTTTCTCCTTTGGGATCGGGGAGGGGGCCAGCACTGCTCTCATTTCTGGGGTGGCCAAGCAGGCCAGAGGGCACGCACAGtttatcacaggacaggacaggatgcaGCCCAAA GTGATGCAGTCTCTCCGGTTTGCCCTGCAGCCAGCTGTGGTGGACATCTCAGTCAAGTGGAATGTCCCAAAGGGGGTGTCTGTCAACCCTCTGTCTCCACCAATCAGAGTGGTCTTCCAGGGTCAAAGGGCACTTCTGTATGCCCAGCTCACTGGGGAG AGCTCGGGGGACACAGAGGGCTCAGTGACAGTGAAGTACAGCCTGGCCAAGCAGCCTGTTGAGAACCAGCTGAGCTTCAGTCTTAAGCCTACAGAGAACACTGG aatgaccGTCCACAGGCTGGGTGCTCGAACCCTAATCCAATccctggaggtggaagagagggagcaggatggtgagaaggagggagtgaaagagaaggTGATAGAGCTCAGCGTCCAATCAGGAGTGAGCAGTGCCTTTACTGCCTTCATCGCTGTCCACAAAGGAGATGGAGAGGCCCTGCATGGACCGCTGCTACACAGACATGTCCCCACACCAa TGTTGTATCACAGCTCCATGCCCATGTTGCTGTCGTGTGGTATGACTCGGTGCAGCCCCATGGTGATAGCGTGTAGTCTGCAGAAGAATATTTGTGCCCCAG CTTTGAATGCTATAGAAGTATTCGGCTATGACAACAACTGTTCTGAAG ACTTTGACTCTCCAGCCCCAACCTCTAAGCCTGTGAGGGACCCTCTCCTCCAGCTGATCTCCCTTCAGAAGGCCTCTGGTTCCTGGGTCCTAGAGGCAGCATTGGCTGAGGTGCTGgtgaagacagaggaggaggtgtcCAAGCCAAAGCCTGCACAG GTGGACCAGGAGGTGTGGGCCACGGTTCTCGCCCTGGTATGGCTCTATGGTTTCAAGATGGAGGCTCAGGAAGAGTGGCAGTTTCTGGCCATGAAGGCAGTATCATGGATTCAGGCTCAGAAAG TGgccagtgtgtctgagtgtgtccaGGCTGGAAACACCCTTCTGGGTTGCCAAGTGCAGAAAGACACCCTGGGGCTCTGA
- the LOC135553127 gene encoding von Willebrand factor A domain-containing protein 5A-like isoform X2, producing MVNCCGLITVKNEPVPLKSIVVEVSVQGHVATVSSTLQYENQEQSPLEAIFVFPLPGEAAVCRFSAKIGQTEVVAEVQEKQKAQEQYDDALSSGQQAFLLEESDESPDVFKLSVGSLPPGEKASVSLDYVTELAVQADDGLRLCLPAVLNPRYQPQGSDSGSGGSAQVSSVPAGSVPYSLSLSAHVSSPHPISRVESNCPLDPLNYLNTEKTQATVSLAAGHQFDRDVELLLYYQDTHQPTAIVEAAQASAKPGSLMGDPVVMLSLYPEFPKDVMSSMTSHGEFLFVVDRSGSMECPMHLGSGSQDRIGSARETLLLLLKSLPMGCYFNIIGFGSSYESFFPKSVEYSQKTMDEALQKVKEMRADLGGTEILQPLKHIYSQPCLPDQPRQLFLFTDGEVGNTKEVLDLVKTNAGSHRCFSFGIGEGASTALISGVAKQARGHAQFITGQDRMQPKVMQSLRFALQPAVVDISVKWNVPKGVSVNPLSPPIRVVFQGQRALLYAQLTGESSGDTEGSVTVKYSLAKQPVENQLSFSLKPTENTGMTVHRLGARTLIQSLEVEEREQDGEKEGVKEKVIELSVQSGVSSAFTAFIAVHKGDGEALHGPLLHRHVPTPMLYHSSMPMLLSCGMTRCSPMVIACSLQKNICAPDFDSPAPTSKPVRDPLLQLISLQKASGSWVLEAALAEVLVKTEEEVSKPKPAQVDQEVWATVLALVWLYGFKMEAQEEWQFLAMKAVSWIQAQKVASVSECVQAGNTLLGCQVQKDTLGL from the exons ATGGTGAACTGCTGTGGATTGATAACTGTTAAGAATGAACCAG tGCCTCTGAAGAGTATTGTTGTGGAAGTGAGTGTGCAGGGGCATGTGGCCACTGTGAGCTCCACTCTGCAGTATGAGAACCAGGAGCAGAGCCCTCTGGAGGCCATCTTTGTTTTCCCTCTGCCGGGAGAGGCTGCTGTCTGCAGGTTCAGCGCAAAGATAGGACAGACTGAGGTGGTGGCTGAGGTTCAGGAGAAAcagaag GCACAGGAGCAGTATGATGATGCATTGAGTTCGGGCCAGCAGGCCTTCCTATTGGAGGAGAGTGATGAGAGCCCGGACGTGTTCAAGCTGAGTGTGGGCAGTCTGCCTCCAGGGGAGAAGGCCTCTGTCAGCCTGGACTATGTGACAGAGCTGGCTGTACAGGCTGACGACGGCCTGAGGCTCTGCCTGCCCGCCGTGCTCAACCCCCGCTACCAACCCCAGG ggtcagacagtggtaGTGGTGGCAGTGCCCAGGTGTCCTCGGTGCCCGCTGGTTCTGTCCCCTACAGTCTGTCCCTCAGTGCCCATGTGTCGTCCCCTCATCCCATCTCTAGAGTAGAGTCCAACTGTCCCCTGGACCCACTCAACTACCTCAACACAGAGAAAACGCAAGCCacg GTCAGTCTGGCTGCAGGTCATCAGTTTGACCGGGATGTTGAGCTGTTGTTGTATTACCAAGACACCCACCAGCCTACTGCTATAGTAGAGGCAGCTCAGGCTTCTGCCAAGccag GCTCTCTGATGGGTGATCCAGTGGTCATGCTGAGCTTGTACCCAGAGTTCCCCAAGGATGTGATGTCATCTATGACCTCACACGGGGAGTTCCTGTTCGTAGTGGATCGCTCTGGCAGCATGGAATGCCCCATGCACCTTGGGTCTGGGTCACAGGACCGTATTGGCAGTgccagg GAAACTCTGCTGCTCTTGCTGAAAAGCCTGCCCATGGGCTGCTACTTCAACATCATCGGCTTTGGGTCCAGTTATGAGTCCTTCTTTCC TAAGAGTGTGGAGTACAGCCAGAAGACTATGGATGAGGCTCTGCAGAAGGTGAAAGAAATGAGGGCTGACCTGGGAGGTACAGAGATCCTCCAGCCTTTAAAACATATCTACAGCCAGCCCTGCCTCCCCGACCAGCCCAGACAG CTCTTCTTGTTCACTGACGGTGAGGTGGGGAACACCAAGGAAGTCCTGGATCTGGTGAAGACGAATGCCGGTTCTCACAG GTGTTTCTCCTTTGGGATCGGGGAGGGGGCCAGCACTGCTCTCATTTCTGGGGTGGCCAAGCAGGCCAGAGGGCACGCACAGtttatcacaggacaggacaggatgcaGCCCAAA GTGATGCAGTCTCTCCGGTTTGCCCTGCAGCCAGCTGTGGTGGACATCTCAGTCAAGTGGAATGTCCCAAAGGGGGTGTCTGTCAACCCTCTGTCTCCACCAATCAGAGTGGTCTTCCAGGGTCAAAGGGCACTTCTGTATGCCCAGCTCACTGGGGAG AGCTCGGGGGACACAGAGGGCTCAGTGACAGTGAAGTACAGCCTGGCCAAGCAGCCTGTTGAGAACCAGCTGAGCTTCAGTCTTAAGCCTACAGAGAACACTGG aatgaccGTCCACAGGCTGGGTGCTCGAACCCTAATCCAATccctggaggtggaagagagggagcaggatggtgagaaggagggagtgaaagagaaggTGATAGAGCTCAGCGTCCAATCAGGAGTGAGCAGTGCCTTTACTGCCTTCATCGCTGTCCACAAAGGAGATGGAGAGGCCCTGCATGGACCGCTGCTACACAGACATGTCCCCACACCAa TGTTGTATCACAGCTCCATGCCCATGTTGCTGTCGTGTGGTATGACTCGGTGCAGCCCCATGGTGATAGCGTGTAGTCTGCAGAAGAATATTTGTGCCCCAG ACTTTGACTCTCCAGCCCCAACCTCTAAGCCTGTGAGGGACCCTCTCCTCCAGCTGATCTCCCTTCAGAAGGCCTCTGGTTCCTGGGTCCTAGAGGCAGCATTGGCTGAGGTGCTGgtgaagacagaggaggaggtgtcCAAGCCAAAGCCTGCACAG GTGGACCAGGAGGTGTGGGCCACGGTTCTCGCCCTGGTATGGCTCTATGGTTTCAAGATGGAGGCTCAGGAAGAGTGGCAGTTTCTGGCCATGAAGGCAGTATCATGGATTCAGGCTCAGAAAG TGgccagtgtgtctgagtgtgtccaGGCTGGAAACACCCTTCTGGGTTGCCAAGTGCAGAAAGACACCCTGGGGCTCTGA